Proteins from a genomic interval of Bacteroidota bacterium:
- a CDS encoding transpeptidase family protein, which translates to MTDGRKTILKRVYLVYAGIILLGIAIVLKVIYIQVAEGPELIQKAQEQELRYFTIEANRGNIMSSDGSMMAVSVPIFEVRMDVASPLISKQMFSQKVDSLAAALAGLFGDKSKFEYKSSLIKAREKGNRYFLIKKNVTYNELKKLREFPIFRNGKYKGGLITRSYTRRIMPFDNLARRTIGFEVKEEGIFVGLEGSYSEYLAGRNGVQLHRKLSHGDWMPVQDENQVEPDNGKDIITTIDINYQDIAESALMKTLIKNQAFQGCAVVMEVETGEIKAIANLRLNEKKDRYEELYNYAIGEIVEPGSTFKLASIIALLEDKKVKLTDIVDVGDGWTTYYGHTVQDVKKIGDGKITVREAFEKSSNVGISKLIDAAYSDNPKQFVEHLKDMHLHEPLGVEIKGEGTPVVKDPSDKKNWYGTTLPVMSYGYEVMMTPLQMLTFYNAIANNGTMVKPMFVKEIKSSGKTIERFKTEILDDRICSRRTVDSVRSLLEGVVERGTATIIRNAPYKIAGKTGTARIADKNKGYGNKVYNSSFVGYFPADDPKYSCIVLVNDPRKGYYYGSSVAAPVFKEIADKIYASAMLPIEDIDTGHLAQPAYTIGLHHDLDEIFTQLGIEIDTASRHTEWIVAKGQKHNIKYLPRRVIPGIVPNVKGMKARDAVYLLENLGLKTRIQGRGIVTEQSIPSGNIIEKGRTITLKLST; encoded by the coding sequence ATGACAGACGGACGGAAGACCATATTAAAGAGAGTTTATCTTGTTTACGCGGGGATCATCCTCCTCGGCATAGCTATTGTCTTGAAAGTCATTTACATCCAGGTTGCCGAGGGCCCCGAACTCATCCAGAAAGCCCAGGAGCAGGAGTTAAGGTATTTTACCATTGAGGCAAACCGGGGAAATATTATGTCGAGTGATGGGAGCATGATGGCCGTCTCCGTCCCGATATTTGAAGTACGCATGGATGTTGCCTCCCCGCTGATCAGCAAGCAAATGTTCTCACAAAAGGTTGATTCCCTGGCTGCCGCACTGGCCGGATTATTCGGAGATAAAAGCAAGTTTGAATACAAATCATCTCTGATCAAAGCAAGAGAAAAGGGTAACCGCTATTTCCTGATAAAGAAAAACGTTACCTACAACGAACTTAAAAAACTCCGGGAGTTCCCCATTTTCAGGAATGGCAAGTATAAAGGAGGCCTTATAACCCGTTCGTACACCCGCCGTATCATGCCTTTTGACAACCTGGCCCGCAGAACCATAGGATTTGAAGTAAAAGAGGAAGGCATTTTTGTCGGACTCGAAGGCTCTTACAGCGAATATCTGGCAGGACGAAACGGGGTTCAACTGCACCGGAAACTTAGTCATGGCGACTGGATGCCTGTTCAGGATGAAAACCAGGTCGAACCTGATAATGGAAAAGATATCATCACGACCATCGATATTAATTATCAGGACATCGCAGAATCGGCTTTGATGAAAACCCTTATTAAAAATCAGGCTTTTCAGGGTTGCGCCGTGGTCATGGAGGTCGAAACCGGAGAAATAAAAGCCATTGCTAACCTGAGATTAAATGAGAAAAAAGACAGATATGAAGAACTTTATAATTACGCCATAGGCGAAATTGTAGAACCGGGTTCAACTTTCAAATTAGCCTCCATCATCGCACTCCTGGAAGATAAAAAAGTAAAACTCACCGATATCGTTGACGTTGGTGATGGATGGACAACCTACTATGGCCATACCGTTCAGGACGTAAAAAAAATTGGAGACGGAAAAATCACCGTAAGAGAGGCATTTGAAAAATCTTCCAATGTCGGGATTTCCAAACTCATTGATGCAGCCTATTCAGACAATCCCAAACAATTTGTGGAGCATTTGAAAGACATGCACCTTCATGAACCCCTTGGAGTTGAAATTAAAGGTGAAGGTACTCCTGTTGTAAAAGACCCTTCTGACAAGAAAAACTGGTATGGAACAACACTACCGGTAATGTCTTATGGCTATGAAGTCATGATGACACCCTTGCAGATGCTTACCTTCTATAATGCCATAGCAAACAACGGGACCATGGTCAAACCCATGTTTGTGAAAGAAATTAAAAGTTCAGGAAAAACCATAGAAAGGTTCAAAACGGAGATCCTGGATGACAGAATATGTTCCCGCCGTACGGTTGATTCGGTTAGGTCATTGCTCGAAGGTGTTGTAGAACGGGGAACAGCGACCATTATACGAAATGCACCCTATAAAATTGCCGGAAAAACCGGAACAGCCCGTATTGCCGATAAAAATAAAGGATATGGAAATAAAGTCTACAATTCGTCCTTTGTAGGCTATTTCCCCGCCGACGATCCTAAATACTCGTGTATAGTCCTGGTAAACGATCCAAGGAAAGGCTACTACTATGGCAGTTCGGTTGCAGCTCCTGTATTCAAAGAAATTGCCGATAAGATTTATGCTTCTGCAATGCTCCCAATAGAAGATATTGATACTGGGCACCTTGCCCAGCCTGCGTATACCATCGGACTCCACCATGATCTTGATGAAATCTTCACCCAACTTGGGATAGAAATTGACACTGCAAGCAGGCATACTGAATGGATAGTGGCAAAAGGACAAAAGCACAACATAAAATATCTTCCCCGGCGTGTGATCCCGGGTATCGTTCCGAATGTAAAGGGAATGAAGGCCAGGGATGCGGTTTACCTACTGGAGAACCTTGGTTTGAAAACCCGGATACAAGGCAGAGGGATTGTGACCGAACAGTCGATCCCTTCGGGAAACATTATTGAAAAAGGCAGAACAATCACATTAAAACTATCAACCTGA